DNA sequence from the Sulfurimonas sp. HSL3-1 genome:
GCATTAAGCCTCAAATTCTCTGCTATAATTCACATCGTTATTCACATTGTGGAAATTATAGCGAACGGGAGCTGCGATGACGATCGGCGATACGATTCTGGAGATGCTTAAAGAGGAGATCAGCGAGGTCGAATACAACCGCTACGTCAAACAGATGAGCTTTCTGTCCAAAGCGTCGCGCAGCGACCTCGCTGTCTTTGAAGTGCCGAACCCCCTCATCGCGAGCTGGATCAAGAACCGTTACGCCTCCAAGATCGCCCACCTCTTCGAGATCAAAACCGGTACCGGAAGGGAAGTCAATATCCGAGTCAAAAAGGCCAAAGGGGTGGCGGGCAAAAGCGGCCCGGCCGCGACGGTCGCCCCTTCCGAAGGGCCCAAGCACTCCATGCTCAACCCCGCCTACACCTTTGAAAACTTCGTCGCCGGCAGTTCCAACCAGTTCGCCTACGCCGCGGCCAAAAGCGTCAGCGAACGGCCGGGACAGGTCTACAACCCCCTCTTTATCTACGGCGGGGTGGGTCTGGGAAAAACCCACCTGATGCAGGCCATCGGCAATGTCATGCTCCTGCAGGGCAAAACCGTCGTCTACACCTCCGTCGAACAGTTCGTCAACGACTTTACCCGCCACCTGCGCAACCAGACAATGGACCGCTTTAAAGAGAAGTACCGCCAGTGCGACCTGCTGCTGATCGACGACGTCCAGTTCCTCAGTAATAAGATCCAGACGCAGGAGGAGTTTTTTCACACCTTCGAAACCCTGCGCAGCGAGGGCAAACAGATCGTCCTTACCTCCGACAAACCCCCCAAGCGGATCGCCGGGCTTGAAGCGCGGCTGCAGAGCCGCTTCGAATGGGGGCTCGTCGCCGATATCCAGCCGCCGGAGCTGGAGACGAAGATCGCGATCATCAAGAAAAAATGCGAGATCAACCGGGTTATTCTCGGCGACGACGTCGTCAACTATATTGCCACCGTCATCGACAACAACACCCGGGAGATCGAGGGGATACTCTCCAAGCTGCACGCCTACTCCCAGCTTATGCACCAGGAGATCACCCTCGATTTCGCCAAAAACGCCCTGCGCGAACAGCTCCAGGAGAAGAGCGACAACATCTCCATCGACGGGATCATGAAGACCATTGCCAAAGAGCTCAACGTCAAACCGAGCGAGATCCGCTCGAAAAGCCGCAGCCGCAACATCGTCGCCGCCCGCCGCGTCGCCATCTACCTTGCCCGCGAACTCACCCCGATGTCAATGCCGCAGATCGCCCAGTATTTCGGGATGAAAGACCACAGCACCGTCAGCCATACGATGAAAAAAATCCACCAGCTTCTCGAAGAGGATGAGAACTTCAAGGTCAAGATCAACGAACTGCATAATAAAATCACCGCCATGCCGCCGGAGACTGTCTAAAAAAGCACCCTTTATCTATATTTTCTTTGCCAATAAAAAAAGATATAATGTGCCAAGTGAACAAATGTGAAGAAGGCATTCGACTTTATTCACATGGGAAAAGCCCCAAAAGTAGGGATGTTTTCTGCTTTTTCACAAAAAAACGGCAGACTACTATTATCTACTAAAAATTTAAATATATAACAGGAGCTTCGATGCAGTTCGAGATCGCCAAATCCGTGTTGGAAAATATCCTGATCCACACACAGCCGTTTCTGGAGAAAAAAGATCTCTCTCAGATCACATCCCACCTCTACTTCGAAGCGACTGCATCGAACACATTGACCGTCAAAGCCACCGACTATG
Encoded proteins:
- the dnaA gene encoding chromosomal replication initiator protein DnaA; this encodes MTIGDTILEMLKEEISEVEYNRYVKQMSFLSKASRSDLAVFEVPNPLIASWIKNRYASKIAHLFEIKTGTGREVNIRVKKAKGVAGKSGPAATVAPSEGPKHSMLNPAYTFENFVAGSSNQFAYAAAKSVSERPGQVYNPLFIYGGVGLGKTHLMQAIGNVMLLQGKTVVYTSVEQFVNDFTRHLRNQTMDRFKEKYRQCDLLLIDDVQFLSNKIQTQEEFFHTFETLRSEGKQIVLTSDKPPKRIAGLEARLQSRFEWGLVADIQPPELETKIAIIKKKCEINRVILGDDVVNYIATVIDNNTREIEGILSKLHAYSQLMHQEITLDFAKNALREQLQEKSDNISIDGIMKTIAKELNVKPSEIRSKSRSRNIVAARRVAIYLARELTPMSMPQIAQYFGMKDHSTVSHTMKKIHQLLEEDENFKVKINELHNKITAMPPETV